The following proteins are co-located in the Diaphorobacter sp. HDW4B genome:
- a CDS encoding MFS transporter, translating to MNHRIAQWLPLTTTYNRKPAVPSNVSQPAPPPSPSSSPAEPQSIYRHSAFLSFMASRLLAVFATQVQAVVVAWQVYDLTRSPMALAYVGLAQFLPMLVLLLPAGDLIDRFARKPILAASWAVGAVCSAMLWWLSGHGAAGVSGIYAVLVLFGCSRAFSGPALQSLLPQIVAREQLAQAIAANSMIMRAASIGGPFLGGVLYAIGGGQLTYAVCCVCLLLGTALLIWLVPVKFASPPAPVQGTMFERFGAGIRFIRTRPIILGTISLDLFAVLLGGVIALLPIYAHEVLHVGPEGLGALRSAMAIGEVSAGLYLSIKPFDQRVGRTMFIAVAIFGIANLVFSLSTVFAISFIALMIAGAADMVSVYIRGALVQFSTPDHMRGRVNAVNMLFIGSSNELGEFRAGTSAAWVGAVPAAVLGGVCTLAVVGLWSRIFPTLRDVDKFEEAARPEDQ from the coding sequence ATGAACCACCGCATCGCGCAGTGGCTGCCGCTCACAACAACATACAACCGCAAGCCAGCAGTTCCATCCAACGTGTCGCAACCAGCCCCGCCCCCATCGCCGTCGTCGTCCCCAGCCGAGCCGCAAAGCATCTACCGGCATTCGGCCTTTCTGTCCTTCATGGCGTCGCGCCTGCTGGCCGTGTTCGCCACGCAGGTGCAGGCCGTCGTCGTCGCCTGGCAGGTCTACGACCTCACCCGCTCGCCCATGGCGCTCGCCTATGTGGGACTCGCGCAGTTTCTGCCGATGCTGGTGCTGCTGCTGCCCGCCGGAGACCTGATCGACCGTTTCGCCCGCAAACCGATTCTCGCAGCCAGTTGGGCCGTGGGCGCGGTCTGCAGTGCCATGCTCTGGTGGCTTTCGGGACATGGCGCGGCAGGCGTCAGTGGCATTTATGCGGTGCTGGTGCTGTTCGGCTGCTCTCGTGCGTTCTCGGGCCCCGCGCTGCAAAGCCTGCTGCCGCAAATCGTCGCGCGCGAACAGCTCGCTCAGGCCATCGCAGCCAACAGCATGATCATGCGCGCGGCCTCCATCGGCGGCCCCTTCCTCGGCGGTGTGCTGTACGCCATCGGCGGCGGCCAACTGACGTACGCGGTCTGCTGCGTCTGCCTGCTGCTCGGCACCGCCCTGCTCATCTGGCTGGTGCCGGTCAAGTTCGCGTCACCGCCCGCTCCCGTGCAAGGCACGATGTTCGAGCGCTTTGGCGCAGGCATCCGCTTCATCCGCACACGCCCCATCATCCTCGGCACCATCTCGCTCGACCTGTTCGCCGTGCTGCTCGGCGGTGTGATCGCGCTGCTGCCCATCTACGCACATGAAGTGCTGCATGTCGGCCCCGAAGGCCTGGGCGCACTGCGCAGCGCGATGGCGATCGGCGAGGTGAGCGCCGGGCTTTACCTCAGCATCAAACCCTTTGACCAGCGCGTGGGCCGCACCATGTTCATCGCGGTCGCTATCTTCGGCATCGCCAATCTGGTGTTCTCGCTGTCCACCGTGTTTGCGATCTCGTTCATCGCACTCATGATCGCGGGCGCAGCCGACATGGTCAGCGTCTACATCCGCGGCGCGCTCGTGCAGTTCTCCACCCCCGACCACATGCGCGGCCGCGTGAACGCGGTGAACATGCTGTTCATCGGCTCATCGAACGAACTCGGAGAGTTCCGCGCCGGAACCAGCGCAGCATGGGTAGGCGCAGTACCCGCCGCCGTGCTCGGCGGTGTGTGCACCCTGGCCGTGGTCGGCCTGTGGTCGCGCATCTTCCCCACGCTGCGCGACGTGGACAAGTTCGAGGAAGCGGCTCGGCCTGAGGATCAGTGA
- a CDS encoding enoyl-CoA hydratase/isomerase family protein: MTTNSTEDWVIATRQGAVFNIHLNRGESRNPLGGGMVPAMSAALHDATQSPEVRVILFTAAGPAFSAGGNLGNIHDRLSEPMGTDGRDPVAAGNRQYGEFLTQLVHCPKVTVASVQGAAMGGGAGLACAVDISIGSPVAKFGFPEVTIGLVPGQILPFVAARLGLQTARRLVLTGERIDAKEAHRIGLLDYLADSPETLPEKTQEVLRHLIAAAPNASVVTKRMLSCVPLAPLAGNADLPTYLDAASHWFASQMRTEAVEGVTASRDKRAASWNPTQA, from the coding sequence ATGACAACCAACAGCACAGAAGACTGGGTGATCGCGACGCGCCAGGGCGCTGTATTCAACATCCACCTCAATCGCGGAGAGTCGCGCAACCCGCTCGGCGGCGGCATGGTGCCGGCCATGTCGGCCGCGCTGCACGATGCCACCCAATCGCCCGAGGTGCGTGTGATTCTGTTCACTGCGGCTGGCCCTGCGTTCAGCGCGGGCGGCAATCTGGGCAATATCCACGACCGGCTCAGCGAGCCCATGGGCACGGATGGTCGCGACCCGGTTGCGGCTGGCAACCGGCAATATGGCGAGTTCCTCACGCAGCTCGTCCACTGCCCCAAGGTGACCGTCGCGAGCGTGCAAGGCGCGGCCATGGGCGGTGGCGCGGGGCTTGCCTGTGCGGTCGATATTTCCATCGGCTCGCCTGTCGCCAAGTTCGGCTTTCCCGAAGTCACCATCGGACTGGTGCCGGGGCAGATCCTGCCCTTCGTCGCGGCACGCCTTGGCTTGCAGACCGCTCGCAGACTGGTGCTCACGGGCGAGCGCATCGATGCCAAAGAAGCGCATCGCATCGGCCTGCTCGACTATCTGGCCGACTCGCCCGAGACGCTGCCCGAGAAGACGCAGGAAGTGCTGCGCCACCTCATCGCCGCAGCGCCGAACGCGAGCGTGGTCACCAAACGCATGCTGTCCTGCGTGCCGCTTGCGCCACTCGCGGGCAATGCCGATTTGCCCACGTATCTCGACGCCGCATCGCATTGGTTTGCATCGCAGATGCGCACCGAAGCCGTCGAAGGCGTCACCGCTTCACGCGACAAGCGCGCCGCAAGCTGGAACCCGACACAGGCATGA
- a CDS encoding SpoVR family protein: MNLSQYPALARRHTPGQRRPPFASDRAQRGVVPPDLLPAGNRPDGPLPDPTDWTFELIECYHAVIAATAERFGLDTYPNQLEVITAEQMMDAYSSVGMPVGYRHWSYGKEYLATERRYRRGHMGLAYEIVINSNPCISYLMEENTTAMQALVIAHAAYGHNSFFKNNYLFGMWTDAGSIIDYLVFARDFIAQCEERHGLSTVEQWLDSCHALSNLGVDRYQRPSKKSLARELAEREQREAYAQQQVNELWRTLPAKPDKDNAAQHSERFPKEPEENLLYFIEKNAPLLEPWQREIIRIVRKISQYFYPQRQTQVMNEGWATFWHYTLLNTMYDEGWLTDGVMIEWLSSHTNVIYQPPAGHRAYSGINPYALGFAMYRDIQRICRAPTEEDKRWFPDIAGSPWLPTLHYAMQNFKDESFVGQFLSPKLIRDMRLFSIHDDAADSELLVSAIHDEDGYRSLRQTLSQQYDLGAREPNIQVWNVNLRGDRCLTLRHTQHKGHPLSDDAHEVLKHAARLWGFGVQLESVSGDGEMPVLLHSVPGPGA, encoded by the coding sequence ATGAACCTCTCGCAATATCCCGCACTCGCGCGTCGCCACACACCCGGTCAGCGCAGGCCGCCGTTTGCATCCGATCGCGCGCAGCGCGGCGTGGTGCCGCCCGATTTGCTGCCCGCAGGCAATCGACCGGACGGACCGTTGCCCGACCCGACCGACTGGACCTTCGAGCTGATCGAGTGCTACCACGCGGTCATCGCCGCCACGGCCGAACGCTTTGGACTCGACACCTATCCCAATCAGCTCGAAGTGATCACCGCCGAACAGATGATGGATGCCTACTCCAGCGTCGGCATGCCGGTCGGTTATCGGCACTGGAGTTATGGCAAGGAATACTTGGCCACGGAGCGGCGCTACCGGCGCGGTCACATGGGGCTGGCGTACGAGATCGTCATCAACTCCAACCCTTGCATCAGCTACCTGATGGAAGAAAACACCACCGCCATGCAGGCGCTGGTGATTGCGCACGCGGCCTACGGGCACAACAGCTTCTTCAAGAACAACTACCTGTTCGGCATGTGGACCGATGCGGGCAGCATCATCGACTATCTCGTCTTTGCGCGCGACTTCATCGCGCAATGCGAAGAGCGGCACGGCTTGAGCACTGTCGAGCAATGGTTGGACTCTTGCCACGCGCTCTCCAATCTGGGCGTCGATCGTTATCAGCGTCCCTCCAAGAAAAGCCTTGCGCGAGAGCTGGCAGAACGTGAGCAGCGCGAGGCTTACGCGCAGCAGCAGGTCAACGAACTGTGGCGCACCTTGCCCGCCAAGCCCGACAAGGACAACGCCGCGCAGCACAGCGAACGTTTTCCCAAGGAGCCTGAAGAAAATCTGCTCTATTTCATCGAGAAGAACGCGCCGCTGCTGGAGCCATGGCAGCGCGAGATCATCCGCATCGTGCGCAAGATCTCGCAGTATTTCTATCCGCAGCGCCAGACCCAGGTGATGAACGAAGGCTGGGCCACGTTCTGGCACTACACGCTGCTCAACACCATGTACGACGAAGGCTGGCTCACCGATGGCGTGATGATCGAATGGTTGTCGTCGCACACCAACGTGATCTATCAACCGCCTGCAGGGCATCGCGCCTACAGCGGCATCAATCCATATGCGCTGGGTTTTGCGATGTACCGCGACATCCAGAGAATCTGCCGCGCGCCGACCGAGGAAGACAAGCGCTGGTTTCCCGACATCGCTGGCTCGCCATGGCTGCCGACGCTGCACTACGCCATGCAGAACTTCAAGGACGAGAGCTTTGTCGGCCAGTTCCTGAGTCCCAAGCTGATTCGCGACATGCGCCTGTTCTCCATCCACGATGACGCGGCGGACAGCGAACTGCTGGTGAGCGCCATCCACGACGAAGACGGCTACCGCTCGCTTCGCCAGACCCTGTCACAGCAATACGATCTGGGCGCGCGCGAGCCCAACATTCAAGTCTGGAACGTGAACCTGCGCGGCGACCGCTGCCTGACGCTGCGCCACACGCAGCACAAGGGCCATCCGCTGTCCGACGACGCCCATGAAGTGCTCAAACACGCCGCGCGGCTTTGGGGCTTTGGCGTGCAGCTGGAGAGTGTGAGCGGGGACGGGGAGATGCCGGTGTTGCTGCACTCGGTGCCGGGGCCTGGGGCATAG
- a CDS encoding thermonuclease family protein yields the protein MSFTAAVLMCLVVHVSDGDSLFARCHESDSTASWPVKIRIAEIDAPELKQNFGREAKSHLETLCLRQTAEITPVTRDQYERLVAHVRCSGTNVAQDQLSHGYAWVYTWRSRKNAALQAMQTRAQEQRVGLWSEARPQAPWNYRKQHVPYSQE from the coding sequence ATGTCCTTCACCGCTGCCGTCCTGATGTGTCTGGTCGTCCATGTCAGTGACGGCGACAGCCTGTTCGCCCGCTGTCACGAGTCGGATTCCACCGCCTCCTGGCCGGTCAAGATCCGCATTGCCGAGATCGACGCACCGGAGCTCAAACAGAATTTCGGCCGCGAGGCCAAATCCCATCTGGAGACACTGTGCCTCCGCCAGACAGCGGAAATCACGCCCGTCACCCGCGACCAGTATGAGCGCCTCGTCGCCCATGTGCGCTGCAGTGGAACCAATGTCGCGCAAGACCAGTTGAGCCACGGTTACGCCTGGGTCTACACATGGCGCAGCAGGAAAAACGCTGCATTGCAGGCCATGCAGACCCGCGCGCAGGAGCAACGCGTCGGTCTGTGGTCCGAAGCCCGCCCGCAGGCTCCATGGAACTACCGCAAGCAGCACGTTCCTTACAGCCAGGAATGA
- a CDS encoding acyclic terpene utilization AtuA family protein has translation MSHPSTTSQRTVLIGGASGFWGDSQIAVPQLLAQPGLQYLVFDYLAETTMSILQRARLRTPELGYATDFVTTALAPHLQTIKQCGVRLVTNAGGLNPAGCRDAILKIAAEQGIALKIAIVTGDDVLEQQSQCQPWPGEAKPEQRPALLSANAYLGAEPIARALDAGADIVITGRGVDSAPLVGIAMHAFGWTHTQYDELAQASLAGHLIECGAQGSGGLFTDWEQVPDWSDIGYPLVQMDSDGSFDLFQPKGHGGLVTRQTVGEQLLYEIGNPARYELPDVICDFTQVRIDDVAGHANQGGRVRVSGARGTTPGDHYKVTATYNQGWHIAIMMAIRGQRAIAKAGRTAQALLTRTRSLMQQAGFADYGETLVELLGAESMYGPHRRVFESREIVLRIAARHDDKRALAFLQKEASSAGTSMGPGTRSHFGGRSDVQSVIRTTSFLIPKQAVNVQWQVGGDDTVHSVSVRLAEPQSNTHATADHTTAPPRSNAQRTQRITVGDIAHGRSGDKGDDANIGLMARAPQWLALLREQVTTDRVHDYFAHLMTGSVTRYDLPGIGAVNFVLKQALGGGGSCSLRSDPLGKCYAQMLLDMEIDCPVDLLPSGRH, from the coding sequence ATGAGTCATCCATCCACGACATCGCAGCGCACCGTGCTGATCGGCGGCGCATCGGGCTTCTGGGGCGACTCGCAGATCGCCGTGCCGCAGTTGCTCGCGCAGCCCGGTCTGCAATACCTCGTCTTCGACTACCTGGCCGAAACCACCATGTCGATTCTGCAGCGCGCCAGACTGCGCACGCCGGAGCTGGGCTACGCCACCGACTTCGTGACCACCGCGCTCGCACCGCATCTGCAGACCATCAAGCAATGCGGTGTGCGACTGGTCACCAACGCGGGCGGACTCAATCCCGCCGGATGCCGCGACGCGATTCTCAAGATCGCTGCCGAGCAAGGCATTGCGCTGAAGATCGCCATCGTCACCGGCGACGATGTGCTGGAGCAGCAATCGCAATGCCAGCCTTGGCCCGGAGAAGCCAAGCCCGAGCAACGCCCCGCGCTCCTCTCGGCCAACGCCTATCTGGGCGCAGAGCCCATCGCCCGCGCGCTCGATGCGGGCGCGGACATCGTGATCACTGGTCGCGGTGTGGACAGCGCGCCGCTCGTGGGCATCGCCATGCACGCGTTCGGCTGGACGCACACGCAATACGACGAACTAGCGCAGGCCAGTCTGGCGGGTCATCTGATCGAATGCGGCGCGCAGGGCTCGGGCGGCTTGTTCACCGACTGGGAGCAAGTGCCCGACTGGTCCGACATCGGCTACCCGCTGGTGCAGATGGACAGCGACGGCAGCTTCGATCTGTTCCAGCCCAAGGGACACGGCGGCCTCGTCACGCGGCAGACGGTCGGCGAACAACTGCTCTACGAGATCGGCAATCCAGCGCGCTACGAACTGCCCGATGTGATCTGCGACTTCACGCAGGTGCGCATCGACGACGTGGCCGGGCATGCAAACCAAGGCGGTCGCGTGCGCGTCAGCGGTGCGCGCGGCACGACTCCCGGCGATCACTACAAGGTCACCGCCACCTACAACCAAGGCTGGCACATCGCGATCATGATGGCGATTCGCGGACAGCGCGCCATTGCCAAGGCCGGGCGCACCGCGCAGGCGCTGCTCACCCGCACACGCAGCCTGATGCAGCAAGCGGGATTCGCGGACTACGGCGAAACGCTGGTCGAGCTGCTGGGTGCCGAGTCGATGTACGGCCCGCACCGCCGCGTCTTCGAAAGCCGCGAGATCGTGCTGCGCATCGCCGCGCGCCATGATGACAAACGCGCCCTCGCCTTTCTGCAGAAAGAGGCGTCATCCGCTGGCACATCGATGGGGCCGGGAACACGCAGCCATTTCGGTGGTCGATCCGATGTGCAGAGCGTGATCCGCACCACCTCGTTTCTGATTCCCAAACAGGCCGTGAATGTGCAATGGCAGGTCGGCGGGGATGACACGGTGCACAGCGTGTCGGTCCGACTCGCAGAGCCGCAATCAAACACGCATGCGACAGCCGATCACACCACTGCACCACCGCGCTCCAACGCACAACGCACGCAACGCATCACCGTCGGCGACATCGCCCATGGCCGCAGCGGCGACAAGGGCGACGACGCCAACATCGGCCTGATGGCACGTGCGCCGCAATGGCTGGCGCTGCTGCGCGAACAGGTCACAACAGATCGTGTGCACGACTACTTTGCGCATCTGATGACAGGCTCGGTCACGCGTTACGACCTGCCCGGAATCGGTGCGGTGAACTTCGTGCTCAAGCAAGCGCTCGGCGGTGGCGGCTCGTGCAGTCTGCGCTCCGACCCGCTCGGCAAATGCTACGCGCAGATGCTGCTCGACATGGAAATCGACTGCCCCGTGGACTTGCTTCCCAGCGGCAGACATTGA
- the rarD gene encoding EamA family transporter RarD — MFKGLIASVSASFLFGVLYYIAPALAPLDGEQVFGWRVLSTLPFTTLLLFWRGEADKVSLLVQRVRCQPMFALALLFSAAMFGGQLWLFLWAPMAGRALEVSLGYFLLPLVMVIAGRVLFGERLSRGQMLAAGLATLGVLHELLTAGGLAWETWFVAIGYTVYFAFRRRIGTAHIGGHWLDMALLAPPALWFVTRMPSSLPLIADHHHLWLLIPVLGVLSAVALALYMMASRLLPLGLFGLLSYVEPVLLAMVALLLGESIQPAQWWTYGPIFVAVACLVVDSVIRIRAVSRAV, encoded by the coding sequence GTGTTCAAAGGTCTGATCGCGTCCGTCTCGGCGTCGTTTCTGTTTGGTGTTCTGTACTACATCGCGCCTGCGCTTGCGCCGCTCGATGGTGAGCAGGTCTTTGGCTGGCGGGTGTTGAGCACGTTGCCGTTCACCACGTTGCTGCTGTTCTGGCGCGGTGAGGCGGACAAGGTGTCGCTGCTCGTTCAACGTGTGCGTTGCCAGCCGATGTTTGCGTTGGCCTTGTTGTTCAGCGCGGCGATGTTTGGCGGGCAGTTGTGGTTGTTTCTTTGGGCACCCATGGCGGGGCGCGCGTTGGAGGTGTCGCTTGGCTACTTTCTGCTGCCGCTCGTGATGGTGATTGCAGGCCGTGTGCTGTTTGGCGAGCGCCTGTCGCGTGGGCAGATGCTGGCAGCAGGCCTTGCCACCTTGGGTGTGCTGCACGAGTTGCTGACGGCCGGTGGTCTTGCTTGGGAGACTTGGTTCGTCGCCATCGGCTACACCGTGTATTTCGCGTTTCGCCGCCGTATCGGCACCGCGCACATCGGCGGACATTGGCTGGACATGGCGCTGCTTGCGCCGCCTGCGCTGTGGTTCGTCACCCGCATGCCGTCGTCGCTGCCGCTGATCGCGGACCATCACCATCTGTGGCTGCTGATTCCCGTGCTTGGCGTGCTCAGCGCCGTGGCGCTTGCGCTGTACATGATGGCCAGTCGCTTGCTGCCACTGGGACTGTTCGGGCTGCTCAGTTATGTCGAGCCGGTGCTGCTGGCGATGGTCGCGTTGCTGCTGGGCGAAAGCATCCAGCCCGCGCAGTGGTGGACCTACGGCCCCATTTTTGTGGCCGTGGCCTGTCTGGTGGTAGACAGCGTGATCCGCATTCGGGCTGTGAGCCGCGCTGTTTGA
- a CDS encoding tripartite tricarboxylate transporter substrate binding protein: MKQNSTHRTSTNESPRWSRRDWLQCTASAGLASLLLPQSLAVWANDFKLDKPVRIIVAYGAGGASDSIARYVGDAIAQRGGKPVVVENKPGADGNIAAEYVARAPADAYNLLVSGSSTHAANSTIYKKLGYNPLTDFTPLANMASTPYVMIVNPKRITQTSAAEFLAWAKKEDKPLSFASANVGGRIAGERFKQLTKINAVNVPYKSSAQAMTDLIGGQFDFYFCDMVTALPQIKAGNVRALALSGNERVPSLPDVPTVAELGHVGFDVSSWIAIWSARASTPANVSAALSQWIGEALAAPAGKEFLLSKGLVPTPVTPDYLSMLQERDTRLWGKIIIDAGMQQP, translated from the coding sequence ATGAAGCAGAACAGCACGCATCGCACAAGCACCAACGAGAGCCCCCGCTGGTCGCGCCGCGACTGGTTGCAATGCACCGCTTCGGCCGGCCTTGCATCCCTGCTGCTGCCGCAATCGCTGGCGGTCTGGGCCAATGATTTCAAGCTCGACAAGCCGGTCCGCATCATCGTCGCGTATGGCGCAGGCGGCGCATCGGACAGCATCGCGCGCTATGTGGGGGATGCGATTGCGCAGCGCGGCGGCAAGCCGGTCGTGGTCGAAAACAAACCGGGAGCGGACGGCAACATCGCTGCCGAATACGTGGCGCGTGCTCCTGCCGATGCCTACAACCTGTTGGTCTCCGGCTCGTCCACGCATGCGGCCAATTCGACCATCTACAAGAAGCTGGGCTACAACCCACTGACCGATTTCACGCCGCTGGCCAACATGGCCTCCACCCCATATGTGATGATCGTGAACCCCAAGCGCATCACGCAGACCAGTGCTGCCGAATTTCTTGCGTGGGCGAAGAAGGAAGACAAGCCGCTGTCGTTTGCCAGCGCCAACGTGGGCGGACGCATCGCAGGCGAGCGCTTCAAGCAGCTCACAAAAATCAACGCGGTGAACGTGCCCTACAAGAGCAGCGCGCAGGCGATGACGGACCTGATCGGCGGGCAGTTCGACTTCTACTTCTGCGACATGGTGACTGCGCTCCCGCAGATCAAGGCAGGCAATGTGCGCGCGCTGGCGCTGTCTGGCAACGAGCGCGTGCCCAGCCTGCCCGATGTGCCGACCGTCGCCGAGTTGGGCCACGTCGGGTTCGACGTGAGCTCATGGATCGCCATCTGGAGCGCCAGGGCCAGCACGCCCGCCAATGTGTCCGCAGCGCTGTCGCAATGGATCGGCGAAGCGCTGGCCGCGCCCGCAGGCAAAGAATTTCTGCTGAGCAAGGGCCTCGTTCCCACGCCCGTCACGCCCGACTACCTGAGCATGCTGCAGGAGCGTGATACGCGCCTGTGGGGCAAGATCATCATCGATGCAGGCATGCAGCAACCGTGA
- a CDS encoding LysR family transcriptional regulator translates to MSVRNLDIGQLRTFVAVAERESFTNAAEKVFRTQAAVSQQMHKLEEVVGCALFERVGRNKRLTTEGMRLLEYARRMVTLNDEAYRVITTQESRQSVKIGACADAVDTLLPTYLEICAENFPNLSIDIKVAQSRWLGAALRKGDIDLMLDIVPHADFEHLLLRTSPVAWIAGLRYRHQAGSSVPLILMDNACPFRDSMVQALTDADMAWHSAFQTSTLAGIRAALRAGLGITARTVEMLAPDVRVLDTQVHLPALPAMQFHLYWRNDAINESAAKVLHLMAPR, encoded by the coding sequence ATGAGCGTTCGCAATCTGGACATCGGCCAGCTGCGCACTTTTGTGGCCGTGGCCGAGCGCGAGAGCTTCACCAACGCGGCGGAGAAAGTCTTTCGCACGCAGGCCGCTGTCTCGCAGCAGATGCACAAGCTCGAAGAGGTCGTGGGCTGCGCGCTGTTCGAGCGCGTCGGGCGCAACAAGCGGCTCACCACCGAAGGCATGCGGCTGCTGGAATATGCGCGGCGCATGGTCACGCTCAACGACGAGGCTTACCGCGTGATCACCACGCAGGAGAGCCGTCAGTCGGTGAAGATCGGCGCTTGCGCCGATGCGGTGGACACGCTGCTGCCGACCTATCTCGAAATCTGCGCCGAGAATTTTCCCAACCTGAGCATCGACATCAAGGTCGCGCAAAGCCGTTGGCTGGGCGCGGCGCTGCGCAAGGGCGATATCGACCTGATGCTGGACATCGTGCCGCATGCCGACTTTGAGCATCTGCTGCTGCGTACCTCGCCCGTGGCATGGATTGCGGGGCTGCGTTACCGGCATCAGGCAGGAAGTTCCGTGCCGCTGATCCTGATGGACAACGCCTGCCCGTTTCGCGACAGCATGGTGCAGGCGCTGACCGACGCCGACATGGCTTGGCACAGCGCGTTTCAGACATCGACGTTGGCTGGCATTCGCGCGGCGCTGCGTGCGGGTCTGGGCATCACGGCGCGCACGGTGGAGATGCTCGCGCCCGACGTGCGCGTGCTGGACACGCAGGTGCATCTGCCCGCATTGCCCGCCATGCAGTTCCATCTGTATTGGCGCAACGATGCGATCAACGAGAGTGCTGCGAAGGTGCTGCATCTGATGGCTCCGCGTTAG
- a CDS encoding CaiB/BaiF CoA-transferase family protein: MASLDGLKVVDLSRVLGGPLCAQILGDHGADVIKVEGPEGDETRTWGPPFNDAGMASYFAGINRNKRTVCVDVADPDGREVVFKLLEDADVLIENFKVGTLERWGMGYEDVLRARFPKLIHCRVTGFGATGPLGGLPGYDAAVQALSGLMSINGDPQGEATRIGVPIVDVTTGLNAVIGILMALHERERSGMGQSVESALFDSALFSLYPHSINTLFTGKPPQRSGNGHPNIAPYDTYATATEPIFLAVGNNGQFQRMCEAVDHSHLARDERYITNATRAVNRFSLKEDLQAAFSTFKAQELFDKLVAVGVPCGVIQNVVEALKHPHTEHRGMIAEVDGFRSVASPIKLSRTPASYRIRPQDIGQSTLDVLREAGLTDAQIAHLQKNDVIRQSGEVQAKAAD; encoded by the coding sequence ATGGCATCACTCGATGGACTGAAAGTCGTCGATCTCTCGCGCGTTCTGGGCGGCCCGCTGTGCGCGCAGATTCTTGGCGACCATGGCGCGGACGTCATCAAGGTCGAAGGCCCCGAAGGCGACGAAACCCGCACCTGGGGGCCGCCGTTCAACGACGCGGGCATGGCCTCATATTTCGCGGGCATCAATCGCAACAAGCGCACGGTGTGCGTGGACGTGGCCGACCCGGATGGGCGCGAAGTGGTGTTCAAACTGCTCGAAGACGCCGATGTGCTGATCGAAAACTTCAAGGTCGGCACGCTGGAGCGTTGGGGCATGGGTTACGAAGACGTGCTGCGGGCGCGCTTTCCCAAGCTGATCCACTGCCGTGTCACCGGCTTCGGCGCGACCGGCCCGCTCGGTGGGCTGCCAGGCTACGATGCCGCCGTTCAGGCCCTCAGCGGCCTCATGAGCATCAACGGCGATCCGCAGGGAGAAGCCACCCGCATCGGCGTGCCGATCGTGGACGTGACCACGGGCCTGAACGCTGTGATCGGCATCCTCATGGCGCTGCACGAACGCGAACGCAGCGGCATGGGTCAGTCGGTGGAGTCGGCCCTCTTCGACAGCGCGCTGTTCTCACTCTACCCGCATTCGATCAACACGCTGTTCACCGGCAAGCCGCCACAGCGCTCGGGCAACGGCCATCCCAACATCGCGCCTTACGACACCTACGCCACGGCCACCGAGCCCATCTTTCTGGCGGTCGGCAACAACGGGCAGTTCCAGCGCATGTGCGAGGCCGTGGACCATTCGCATCTCGCCAGGGACGAGCGCTACATCACCAACGCCACACGCGCAGTGAACCGCTTTTCACTCAAAGAAGATCTGCAGGCCGCGTTCAGCACGTTCAAGGCGCAGGAACTGTTCGACAAACTCGTCGCCGTGGGCGTGCCTTGCGGCGTGATCCAGAACGTGGTCGAAGCACTCAAGCACCCGCACACCGAGCATCGCGGCATGATCGCCGAGGTGGATGGTTTCCGCTCCGTCGCTTCGCCCATCAAACTGAGCCGCACGCCCGCGAGCTACCGCATTCGCCCGCAGGACATCGGCCAGAGCACGCTGGATGTGCTGCGCGAGGCGGGCCTGACCGACGCGCAGATCGCGCATCTGCAGAAGAACGACGTGATTCGGCAATCAGGCGAAGTGCAGGCCAAAGCCGCTGACTGA